The genomic stretch cacactcatcccaaacatcccaagaactcaaaacccaatcacattcaacccaaatctcaaaatctaacatgatgaactcaaaaaccagaaattcattcaacaacaaagttaaaggcttagaattcttaccatcgatgcaatttcgaccttgattcaaccctaggcctccttagcttgttcatcctcaaagcttgcccagaaatcccctaaagttcccaacaactcagttcaaaacacagctcaaaccagccaaaaccctaaaacagaaatctccaagaacttacctcaaacttctgatgtgatcttgctaacccctagccaatcctcaagcctaacccaagatccttgatgctcagcctatcattgctctccaccaagctttgctccaagaaaaatggagggaaaatgGTGCAAGAGTGCACAACCGAACcacccctctgttttccctcttcttttccttctttcctttatttctttctttccttcagcattcacactctctaacaatcccactcacaatataaagccttaaaaatctatctttaaaggtcaaatgaccaaaatgcccaccctattaaattctaaacctttaagtccataaaggggcgttttagtcatattacccaaattcccactaattcctcaagtgtccctaacattttcccgttgcttcccaacacctgataaaccatcaAATAAGTACTCCCCATCATCAAGGTACATCTCACTCTatcctctgaattcctgttcatacccccaggctcgctccgagccgggtataaattcccgctaagactttccgctagcctgctcactgggatcgcctcgagtcacaaatcacagaaacATCCACATCAcggtgtggtctcaacaatcatcacatatcaatacagttatgcctaacatggccaaaattacaattatgcccttctaacacgatccgggcctacatgcatactaatatacatagtcatgcatctcagataaacaattagtcatataacatgctttaaatcacaatcatgcatttaatttataaatatcacacataaatctcgtcatgccctcctggcacgctaatcaaggcccttaagccttagtagcgaaattgggtcgttacaactatcccctcctcataaaaatttcgtcctcgaaatttatccaaacacatcagtcaataaacccgcagctctgaccataacttccaaggtccaccgcctttactttacttttcaacaacactcttacaggagtaacaatcttgcctctcaagattttgtctaatagccatgctcccgatagcctctcgtttacaccgcaaccctgttgaagcctcagggtctgccttgattacaatgaccaattcattgtcttatttctgattccagagatactcaaaatcatcacctctactaggtgggatcagcttgtaggccccgctggcctaacccttagtacaacttccgaATTTTATGCCGAATTAAGAATCAGAattctcccttctttctctgaacaccttacagatcctcatctattattacgcagagacgcaactctttcttcccggaactttatttcctcataacttagcaatttaccagctctttattctttcgaatatgcagacactcctgccttaaggattccaacaacctctctggctttctctctgaaccaatgccaactaGTAGTATTCATTACCCTTcgtctcttaccatgtcctatgtcgtgttactataacaagacgccaacatttgccaccatggctaactcaccagggattacacttcccttaatacctcaagtattcgcctactcagcgcttaattcttcaagatctttgataactttcagactgccattccacttgcaatcaactgataattccaggttcccactctgctCTTTTCGTCCTCTAggcccattccaaaatttaaactactaaagggtctcaattcgatatcatcaacgctccatcctgaaaccagttcactcgacccaatcaacattaacttcaaacaaccgagttaaaactcttcatgtccaaataccttacttaaggtctaatgtggtctatccccatgatatactaccacatcacctaaacgCTGTCACCCGCTcagccctcccggtacaacgtaccctaggaggtggaatgatgtccattcagaatcctcattcaaaaccatatcctacctggatccttcactcgatcctggtatcctactgtaacaccatgacagggtccttccctgtttcaactcaagccaacacttcggattccatagctcagtggcactcaccagctaacccttaccCATTGACATTATGCCGACCTCAGTCGTTGCTTTGTCCAccccattacaatctatggcgttattccctgactgaaacacgcctcacagctaggagctccgcctccaactatatctcccctcgctcaatcgaggatttccaGCACTGGTCGTccgtctgctacttttcaccgcatctgggtctcaacgttaaccttcttactaatacccaacactcaagtacctcatcatagaccaagtcctttatgccaccactcttaacttagccataacacacacacattccagcattcccagatattaatcaattcttaccttgtcttctgaatttctttctgactcgacacactcagtccgtctaacctcaagttttgctgttcttctcatctctgatgtagttgtccccgaagatgcttgtgcaatagatgacgcgcttaccagcctCGTAtgccttcaattttttttttttcagacgttcttcattagcttctttgcggcttcagatcaattcttctcttacctgtcctttctccttgtagctcaAATCTGAGCATTCCTGACGATGCTCAAACTAACACTCCATAGAACCTTACCTATGACTCTGCCTTCTGTGtacaacgtcttcagcataattatcagttgctcaccatttccgtctgggagtaatccacatgcactgctcgtgagcttgaaggggacttgcccataccattcacgcattctccgcctaaagaacttacctgtgctgctgcagctcgaaccgttccagaatccttgttaccaattcctcacaccctgcccggtgcaacctaatcaattcacgaaaagtctttatccttggtttccaactggtagtaaccaggtcgtagatcaactcttggggacatcgtcccatcttgtatccaacattaaacTCTTGTGctaacccgacgatgccaacaatccccgcagtatagcacactggctacactaggctcagattccttcgatcgcttcaatagactttctgtcggccaaaaccgtcttttacaacattccttataccaatcctatctgtagtctgaccttgaagtatcccctaaatctttctttacatacccacgtaactttcccactggtcagctctgtctcctttacgtactccagatgaaatcctcaacaatccatctgccagagtttctaattccttctcaataagtattactgtcctcggcctctcaaatggcacctttgaggcaacctctctatgtccatctccctcgcggaacattctcaacaccgagcccttctagttcgttacatgcccaaagcataagctcgccagttaaatactcatccttgaggactcagcctcgaacctcgaatgtatcggtgcattccagttctccgtttcccgcaccatgggaaatccatcctaacatctcgagtcattcttcGTAGAGgtcatgtcctcacctgacctcctctcaggtggcatcctcttcctcatgtgcataccaattaacctcctggttcctgtcgccatctcgataactaccttttcgatcaggcttctttccaatctcaatctaggtgcccaagcactgtctggagtccttgtacctcaaaattgagaatccgacctcgctgcgttctatcaacaaaagtaccgtcttatcagtcagacttttcccctttttcttggcaatccaaaagccacaacactatccggggttctttcaacttgattatcacgaatctatctttactaattccatcaaaggaagcaccgcccttgcggctctagcactcatgctctatacatcaaccatcagttcctcaaacaatatggccctctccgccatccacatgcagacaaaaactctttcctcaaagcagcccaaatgccttagactattccagatctcatgcccttaaatgggtcgccaccaatcccagatacatccatctgtataaatttctgaaatgaactatccaattcaccaaactcattgatctacgctgtcgttacccccaacagtccaaaccaaacttataagtccaccagtctccatagttcaaatcatgtctttaaaatctcttctaaccattcatcatctaggttctttccaacccattaagccagtacctcagcccgagtaccaattccaggcatccctctacctcaacatttaacataaccctctaatcaggatctctcgtccccttaaccaagggtggaattagctcagctcatctattgataaattccttgtcagctcgtaccttcctcaactctagaggataacatcctatacgcctttcatatagtacccttatctgtccatacctcacagtaaaccatcaccggtaaccttactgttaaaacatctaattcaaccatctccccagagaatccgctgttcttctatcccatctcaactaacaaactccacagctaactcacacactagtgaccctttgctgctgctctcagggataactggagatctcaactccaacttacatctagaaacccctttttcaacacaatatcaggtccccaaacccttctaggaaccaacaactcgagttcatctgtcaaaactgaccaactcctgaactcagaggttcataccctgaaccaactcACCACTAattccaaatatccacaggtatcaTGCACCCAAAAAGCATACATAGGCCAAAATCACAATGATAAACaattagctaccagatttaacatcactaagtatatccaggtctcaacatgcttcatacaagccaatatatagatataacatatgaatttaatccgGAAAATTagccacatacactcaatatgcgaaccattatgctaatattcatccatatgcataatagtattattcagcatgcatcaatctcaacatgcaataatcaagggcctagcccaacagcatctcatgcatatgtcatttcattcctcatgctccatataaaataagcaggcaaacagggcattcaaacatatattcagacatgtcaattaatcataccaaccaaccctgagtcgagcttgtcactgacagcgagcgtacatgttcggtcgatctccagaaccaataaaccttggctcgctctgataccaagttgtaacgccctacttccttagagccgttactaagtgagtttttaagacaaaacattgtgcaatgaactcgctaaccgaggttttgaaacaaaagtgtgactaattaaaagttaaggctgtaatctttgaaaatgcgtcgtttcattaaaacttctattattaaacatttgggatcccaaaataaggtttgaaaactaattacatttttgaaataaggttatagttaagaaatcataaaatcatagattattacagccattttcgaataaacccccaaccaaagcagtcgggcaggccgaacatgtacgcgccgcttcacgctctccgtactcatggttggttgattcagtcattgcccttacctgcaacacagagcacccgtgagccgaagcccagcaagaaaactcatgcagaacataacatatgcaatgtatacagttttatcataacagataatccacaaataaataaatcaaccatttagactaagcaaacacatgtatccaccgggccccgccctgattatagcatcccatgtgctaggtgttactttcggcccacggccgccccggcttacgccgtactcggcccacggccgccccggcttacgccgtactcggcccacggccgccccggcttacgccgtactcggcccttgccgctcatttcatcataatcacacatatagcacattcgaaataatcattcacacacatcatgattcatttaaggtttaaacatttgcacataatacaatctggggccatgccctaacctcgggtgttatagttttcttacctttcccttcaatagcttagatcacctgactccttgagcacgatcccacacgagccttagcgcacacctaggcacaaacataggtcaaagtcaacaccgaaccccaagtccgaatacctagcctcgggaccaatcccgagcccccgggaagtcccaaatccccaaaaccaagtggcggaatcgagccccgaaccctaggtcaaaatccctcatcaaaaacccaaaattcacctctgtgaacagtgcagcgctacagcgctctaaagagggcgctgtagcgctacaagcagaacactccccccagaacaggggctagcgctacagcgcccactgactagcgctgtagcgctagttgcagcccagcagaaccaaaaatcgcatcttgcgattttctcctcccatttcaactccaaacttgtccaaaccttttccaaaccaaaaatcaaacttatacacactccacactcatcccaaacatcccaagaactcaaaacccaatcacattcaacccaaatctcaaaatctaacatgatgaactcaaaaaccagaaattcattcaacaacaaagttaaaggcttagaattcttaccatcgatgcaatttcgaccttgattcaaccctaggcctccttagcttgttcatcctcaaagcttgcccagaaatcccctaaagttcccaacaactcagttcaaaacacagctcaaaccagccaaaaccctaaaacagaaatctccaagaacttacctcaaacttctgatgtgatcttgctaacccctagCCAATTCTCAagcctaacccaagatccttgatgctcagcctatcattgctctccaccaagctttgctccaagaaaaatggagggaaaatgGTGCAAGAGTGCACAACCGAACcacccctctgttttccctcttcttttccttctttcctttatttctttctttccttcagcattcacactctctaacaatctcACTCACAATATAAAGCCTTAAAAATCTATCTTtaaaggtcaaatgaccaaaatgcccaccctattaaattctaaacctttaagtccataaaggggcgttttagtcatattacccaaattcccactaattcctcaagtgtccctaacattttcccgttgcttcccaacacctgataaaccatcaAATAAGTACTCCCCATCATCAAGGTACATCTCACTCTatcctctgaattcctgttcatacccccaggctcgctccgagccgggtataaattcccgctaagactttccgctagcctgctcactgggatcgcctcgagtcacaaatcacagaaacATCCACATCAcggtgtggtctcaacaatcatcacatatcaatacagttatgcctaacatggccaaaattacaattatgcccttctaacacgatccgggcctacatgcatactaatatacatagtcatgcatctcagataaacaattagtcatataacatgctttaaatcacaatcatgcatttaatttataaatatcacacataaatctcgtcatgccctcctggcacgctaatcaaggcccttaagccttagtagcgaaattgggtcgttacagttgggaTTGGGATTAGGAATGGTACCTGTTTTTTAGAGGAGAACTGCGAATCAAACGGTTCTTCACGTAATTTCTTTTCAACCTTTTACAACATACAATTTATTTACCACtgaacaattttgattttttttttgtaataataatCGTATGCTACTatccatttttttttaatgatgtgtggtatacggttacaactataaaaatcagttttattatttgagaggtgttgtagtaactggttacaactataaaaatattttttttttttaagtaatgtaccattatcaaaatatcaattgAATTATAATctgttacttagtgagatttggaagaaaaaaaaattatatgaaaaaaataaattaaattgatggtgaaggtaactggttacaactaggtctgaaaaaaaaatgaaaaaaatcagAGACAATTGCGATGGTAACCGGTTATTgccacattactaaaaaaatctaaattgataATCGTAAATAATcaattgctatggtacctggTTGCATAGTCAGGTgtcaaaacaaaatcaaatctaaacaaaagaatctaaattaatcgctattgtaactggttacacctaggtttaaaaaaatctgatatgaataaaatgattcaggcgtcatggtacctggttacttaaacagatttggaagaaaaaaaacctagaaaaatcaaaagttttgtttgcttgtttttttatttcttgtacttgtattctaaataaattttgtaaacctatcgatacattttttgagcaaactttctagttctatttctttaaataattaataaacacataaatatttattttagaaCCTTATTTGATGAACGTTTGGCTGCTAAACCTATATCCAATTGATCTAAACATCGCAGAGAAGAACCTTTTGACAACTTTTGCACTTTTCAACCAAAAAAACTAATCAACTAACCTAagctttcatatgttaaaagtaccctaaaatattcaactacctagcttcttatactaccctagtctacactaaataatagcagtcaacttttcttaagtacatttcttaaatcaaatcaaatatgaagtcaagtacctggttacttaaacagatttagaaagaaaaaaaaacccagaaaaatcaaatatgaagtcaaatacctggttacttaaacaaatttagaaagaaaaaaaaacccagaaaaatcaaatatgaagtcaagtacctggttacttaaacagaaaaaacccagaaaaaatcaaatatgaagtcaagtacctggttacttaaacaaatttagaagaaaaaaaaacccagaaaaatcaaatatgaagttcaaaatcagatgtgaaaaagaagaaaaagaataaaactagatttgaagaaagaaaaagaagaataagaaagaccgaataagaagaagaagaagaagaaaaagaagaaagaaagaaagaaagaagaagaaaatcagtTCGTCGTCGTCGTCGACAGCGGCGGAGGTAGCATCGctggaagaaatctgaggaaAGATCGTGAGGAAGAAaataagaaatgagaaagaaatggggaggagaaagaaagaaatgagatgaagagagagagatcgtgaggagagaagagaaaataagatatggtaatttatttaccatattttaaattttttttccaaaacttaccatattttgtacaattattttttttcccataaatttagaaactatatatatttttcccaGTAAACTTCTCAAACCAAAATGCATTAAAAACCCAatgagtattaaaagtgtttttagCACCTCAAAAGCCAAGAAATGGCTTTTAAGAGCCCAACCAGCCAGCTTTCTAAGAAAAAATATAAACCACGCACGAAAATAACTAGCATCTCATTGCCAACCTCTAACTGCTAATTTAATTTAAAGGAATAAAGTATTATCTTCatttacttttcttttcttttagatTTTTATAAGAACTTGAACACAAAACCAGTGTTTAGCGTGACATGCCAAGTATGGTAGGAAAAATATGATACAACTAACCCACGTTATATTCGTGATATAACATATTTTCAGTAATGTACAACAATAGCTGAGCAACAAGATGGACATATATTTGTCATTCGTTTTTCATGGCATgttcatttttcttcttttgcCCAACTTCCACAAGCAATGTCAAGAGAGCCTCGCACACCTGAGACGCATCAGCCTCAGAAGGATCATCTGTCAATGACGAGTAAACCATCCAGACATGGTCTAGTTTGCGTTTCGGCCTTACTACAATGGAACCAGGAACTTCTGCATCACAACATGTGACAAGACCATCGCTCTTCTCACCATACCTGATCTGCAGAAGCTGAGCACAGGCAGCCATTGCTGCACCAAGAGGTATTACAACTGGCAGTTTTGTTATTGATTGGCCGGCAGAAAGGGGAGCCACCATAGGTAGCTCTGCATGTGCAACACGTGATAATGTTGCTAAAACAGCAGGAGATATGGCAGCTTCTGTACGGAATGAAACGACTGGGAGCTCCCTTGGCAAGTGGTGTTTCTTAAGAAATTCTCTACGCCTCTCGTATGTTAGGTCTTCAAGAGCTTGCAAATCACCCTTCATCACAGCAGATTACAACAATATGAGAACATTACTATCAGAATCACACAATGAGTCAAATAGAAAGGCCTTTAGCACCATAAACACAGGAAGTATATTTGCCTACCTTTATGTGTTGCTTAATTCCAATACtttcacaaaaaataaaattaacatatTGTATTTATGTAGCATATAAAATGTACAAGAATTTATGCCTTCCAGCAACCCCAGGAAGTAATGAATGAGCCTTATCTTTGTCTTAGCTACATTCATCACATTTTCACAGAGAAGGCAACAATACATGCCCCATAGTTGGGATAAATAACTTGAATCTAACGAATTTAATGAAGAAGAGAGGACAAGAACTCATAATACCTTAATCACTTTACAGATCAGAATCTCCATTAATTTTCGTAAATTTACATAATCTCCAAGCTGCCCTTCTCGCAAGATATCTGAAGCAATCGGACTGCCACCATATGGACTTTGAGCTAATGCCAAGCCAGCGACTTTATCTTTTAAATCAGGCCAATATAATGACAAAGCGGCAGCCGCATCTATTCCTCCTTTGCTATGTCCAAGAAGCAAAACACGCTTCCCAGAACCCCAATAGATTTCCTCAATGTATTCCTTTATCTCCCTAGCATTTTTTTTGACTGAAGCCTAATTAAAACTCACGGAAACACTAGTTTAATTTCTATGTAATGTATATGCTAACTATTTATTACTAActacaaagaaaaaagaaaagggtTGCACAAGTGATAACCAAAATACCTCACTGTGAATCTTGGCAATATGACAAGCCAGACCCATCTTTGAGAagctcatttttgtatttacaaaATATAGTGGTCCATGGTTGCTGAAAAGGCCTGTAAATTATTAAAAGCAACCAAGATTTGAAAACAGTTGTATATCCAATAAAATAGTTGAACAATCTCTAGAGTCGTTATACAAGGACACTATACCATGCTAACGCTAGGTAGCAAAAAGCTCTGCTTATTCACCAGCCACACAATTTAAATCAATACCAGCATGTGTAAAAAACTGAGTAAGTTCAAAACTTCCATGCAAGGAAAAATTGGAGCCACTTCAAATGTGGTTCTATGTTTTGATTTATTGGAGTCCAAGCTAGATCCAATATTCAATTTCAAGGTCTTAACAAGATGCAAAGTAATGAAAAACTTCCATATAATGATAAATTGGAGCCACTCCAAATGTGTTGGTTTTTATCATAGTTGAATTAAAACTTTTAAGGTCTGAACAAGAGGTGTTATCCTATAACTTCAAGGAAATAAATAACTCATCACTGATATTGGAATTCACAACATCAAACTTGTGATCGCCAAGATCTTAAGTAAAAGGCTTCACTTTATAATGTGCCGTAAAAGACTTCTCAAATAAATAGATGATAGTATTAGAACTCCCCATTTAACAGGTACGATGTTTAAGCTATAAATATAAACTTGGCATGATTTTTTATCTTTAAAATACAAGAACACCTTACACTACCTGGAATTAATAAGTAAACCACTGAATTTGGCAACCTGTGAACGCCATGCCTGTCACAGTGATATAGTTAAATCCACAATGGATGACTGTTTAGTCAGATATACGGGCGCAATATATGAAAGCAAGTGTTACCTGATACTATCAAGAGTTTCTGTGAACCTTTGTGTCCCATCTTCAACTGAAGGCATCTCTGGATCACGCTGCATCCACCCAATATCATCAGCAGATCCGCAGACAGTTCTTCGAACCCGATTAATGAGGCTGAATGTTAAATCACGCACATTACTGTTGACATCCTAAATGATACTGGCATCAATATGCTCAAGCTAAATGTAATCTTAGAGATGAAACATTATAACATGTGGTTTGGCTTTAACGAGGTCATAATGACGTTTCCCATTAGCCAGTCTAAAAGAACACCAGTTGCAATCCTATGTTTCTTTTCCTGGAAGCTCATTTTCTTAAATTGAAAGCATTAATCTATGTTCTTAAAAATACCCACAATTCTCTGTGTCCCCTAAAATGGTTCCCCCAGCCCCTGGCCCCTTTGTTCTTTTCGATAGTTTATAGTTTTATTTTAGTATCAGGCATTAATTTCTAAAAGGACAATTCCAAAATACAATGATAAGTAGCATGTTGAGCCTCAATACCCTTGAAAGATGGAAATGCCACTTTGACCATTTTGATTCGATTGTACGAGAGTGCTagaactttgagatgaatctCCAACTAAGGTCCTCGTTAAAGAGGAAGAGTCAGATGCAGTATTAGATGATTCTGTACATGTTAAATGATACCCACTTGAAGACGCAACATCACTAGAGCTAGTCCAAGACTCCTGTGTTCGCCCAGCTGAAAATGTTACCAATTCATGTGCTTGTAAGTTGGAATCTTCCATGTCTCTAGATGAAGGTTCTACTGCAAatgtaaaataattcaaaaaattagacATATTGGTTCAAAGTAAAAAATCATGAAATGAGAAAAGCTTGATTCTAATAAAGAAATTTAGATCAGATCTAATAAGGTCTTTATCAAGGCATAAGATGTAATTTAGTGCTGTAGTTATAATATTCCAAAAATTCCAAATTCAGATATATCAACACGCTTAGGAAG from Humulus lupulus chromosome 5, drHumLupu1.1, whole genome shotgun sequence encodes the following:
- the LOC133777581 gene encoding uncharacterized protein LOC133777581, with the translated sequence MGNMDGAESSFHGSFRGLNAEPEIADGGRKLEASERNTLGLADVLNFKNEENEASLSETETIGHACDDMQAQNQHLLQRTKRDEYNRKKLKSEMGAGNLDQSASSTLLMAQSDGLENDGLIPQLLTSVPSLNDAASYLAQTTSFLTGCFTDYSVEPSSRDMEDSNLQAHELVTFSAGRTQESWTSSSDVASSSGYHLTCTESSNTASDSSSLTRTLVGDSSQSSSTLVQSNQNGQSGISIFQGLINRVRRTVCGSADDIGWMQRDPEMPSVEDGTQRFTETLDSIRHGVHRLPNSVVYLLIPGLFSNHGPLYFVNTKMSFSKMGLACHIAKIHSEASVKKNAREIKEYIEEIYWGSGKRVLLLGHSKGGIDAAAALSLYWPDLKDKVAGLALAQSPYGGSPIASDILREGQLGDYVNLRKLMEILICKVIKGDLQALEDLTYERRREFLKKHHLPRELPVVSFRTEAAISPAVLATLSRVAHAELPMVAPLSAGQSITKLPVVIPLGAAMAACAQLLQIRYGEKSDGLVTCCDAEVPGSIVVRPKRKLDHVWMVYSSLTDDPSEADASQVCEALLTLLVEVGQKKKNEHAMKNE